In the Malania oleifera isolate guangnan ecotype guangnan chromosome 1, ASM2987363v1, whole genome shotgun sequence genome, one interval contains:
- the LOC131154469 gene encoding pentatricopeptide repeat-containing protein At3g49710 gives MLWINQVSWTLQRFCHLLKTCIAQRDLLTGKSLQTLHIKSLLPPSTYLSNHFIILYSKCGRLAAARSAFDLTPNPNVFSFNAIICAYAKESHTHIAHQLFDQIPQPDLVSYNTLISAYADRGESVPALRLFCETREKGFDMDGFTLSAVITACCDDILLIKMVHSLAVSGGFDYYVSVNNSLLTNYSNNGFLDEAAQIFKGMDVIRDEVSWNSMIVAYGQHREGSKALALFQEMVQQSLSIDMFTWASLVTAFTCLEDLSGGLQFHAQFIKSGFHQNSHVGSGLIDLYSKCGGGVSDCRKVFEEIPAPDLVLWNTMISGYSQNEKFSEEALHCFQQMQREGQRPDDSSFVCVISACSNLSSPTQGKQIHSLALKSDIPSNRISVNNALITMYSKSGNLWDARKLFDRMPEHNAVSLNSMIGSYAQHGIGTESLLLFQQMLQTDIIPTNITFISVLSACAHTGKVEEGWKYFNTMKERFGIEPEAEHYSCMIDLLGRAGKLSDAEKLIETMPYSPGPTGWTALLGACRTHGNMKLAIKASNQLLQLEPSNAAPYIMLSHMYASAGRWEEVATVKKLMRDRGVRKKPGCSWIEVDKKTHVFVAEDGSHPMIKQIYKYLEEMSRKMKRAGYVPDLKWSLARDDGAVEGEKEMRLGHHSEKLAVAFGLISTKDHEPIIVVKNLRICGDCHSAMKFISAIAGREITIRDAYRFHCFREGKCSCGDYW, from the coding sequence ATGCTTTGGATTAACCAAGTCTCATGGACTCTCCAACGTTTCTGCCACCTCTTGAAAACCTGCATTGCCCAGAGAGACCTCTTGACGGGCAAATCCCTTCAAACGCTGCACATCAAGTCTCTCCTCCCCCCTTCCACTTACCTCTCCAACCATTTCATCATCCTCTACTCCAAGTGTGGCCGTCTCGCCGCCGCCCGCAGCGCCTTCGACCTCACCCCCAACCCAAATGTCTTCTCTTTCAATGCCATTATCTGCGCTTATGCAAAAGAGTCGCACACTCACATCGCCCACCAGCTGTTTGATCAAATTCCCCAACCGGACCTTGTCTCGTACAACACTCTTATCTCCGCCTACGCCGACCGCGGCGAGAGCGTGCCGGCGCTTCGCCTTTTTTGTGAAACGAGAGAGAAGGGTTTTGACATGGATGGGTTTACTTTGTCTGCAGTGATCACGGCGTGTTGTGATGATATTCTGTTGATTAAAATGGTGCATTCGTTGGCCGTGTCAGGTGGGTTTGATTATTATGTTTCGGTGAACAATTCCCTACTCACGAATTATAGCAACAATGGGTTCTTAGACGAGGCAGCGCAGATTTTTAAAGGGATGGATGTGATCAGAGATGAGGTTTCTTGGAATTCTATGATTGTAGCATATGGTCAACACCGGGAAGGATCAAAAGCCCTGGCGCTGTTTCAGGAAATGGTTCAACAGAGTTTGAGTATTGACATGTTCACTTGGGCGAGTCTTGTCACGGCATTTACATGCCTGGAAGATCTATCTGGTGGGCTTCAGTTTCATGCTCAATTTATTAAAAGTGGCTTTCATCAGAATTCCCATGTTGGCAGTGGTTTGATTGACTTGTATTCCAAATGCGGGGGTGGTGTATCAGATTGTAGGAAAGTATTTGAAGAGATTCCTGCGCCAGATTTGGTTCTTTGGAACACAATGATTTCTGGGTACTCCCAAAATGAGAAATTCTCTGAAGAGGCTCTTCATTGTTTTCAGCAGATGCAACGCGAGGGCCAGCGGCCCGATGATAGCAGCTTTGTATGTGTGATCAGTGCATGCTCCAATTTGTCATCTCCAACGCAGGGGAAACAGATTCACTCATTGGCACTCAAATCCGACATTCCATCTAATCGAATATCAGTGAACAATGCCCTGATTACAATGTACTCAAAGTCCGGAAATCTATGGGATGCAAGAAAACTATTTGATAGGATGCCAGAGCATAACGCAGTCTCTTTAAATTCAATGATAGGAAGTTATGCACAACATGGGATTGGAACAGAATCTTTACTTCTTTTCCAGCAGATGCTCCAAACAGATATTATCCCTACAAATATAACCTTCATCTCTGTCCTTTCTGCATGTGCACACACCGGCAAAGTTGAGGAAGGTTGGAAGTATTTCAATACAATGAAAGAGAGATTTGGTATTGAACCAGAAGCAGAGCATTATTCATGCATGATTGACCTATTGGGTCGAGCAGGCAAACTCAGTGATGCTGAGAAGCTCATTGAAACAATGCCGTATAGCCCAGGACCGACCGGGTGGACTGCATTGCTTGGTGCCTGTAGAACACATGGGAACATGAAGCTAGCCATTAAGGCATCCAACCAGTTGCTTCAGCTGGAACCTTCTAATGCTGCTCCCTACATTATGCTTTCACACATGTATGCCAGTGCTGGCAGATGGGAAGAGGTAGCAACAGTTAAGAAACTTATGCGAGATAGAGGTGTGAGAAAGAAACCGGGATGTAGTTGGATTGAGGTGGACAAGAAGACTCATGTTTTCGTAGCTGAAGATGGTTCACATCCAATGATAAAGCAAATTTATAAGTACTTGGAAGAGATGTCTAGGAAGATGAAGCGAGCGGGATATGTGCCAGATTTGAAATGGTCTTTGGCCAGGGATGATGGAGCAGTGGAAGGAGAAAAAGAGATGAGGTTGGGACATCACAGTGAGAAGCTAGCAGTTGCATTTGGGCTAATCTCAACAAAAGATCATGAGCCTATAATTGTGGTGAAAAACCTTAGGATATGCGGCGATTGTCATAGTGCCATGAAATTCATTTCTGCCATTGCTGGAAGAGAGATCACAATCAGGGATGCTTACAGGTTTCATTGTTTTAGGGAAGGCAAGTGCTCTTGTGGAGATTATTGGTGA